A section of the Primulina eburnea isolate SZY01 chromosome 1, ASM2296580v1, whole genome shotgun sequence genome encodes:
- the LOC140838688 gene encoding 3-phosphoshikimate 1-carboxyvinyltransferase 2, with protein MAHVSNMAHKVSPRFSTIIARSSAATSNSLFFGAKNLKSPSKCSWVVDKNSIFTVQGKNSLKVTASVATAEKQSTLPEIVLEPIKEISGTVKLPGSKSLSNRILLLAALSEGTTVVDNLLNSDDIHYMLGALRTLGLNVEEDKADHRAVVEGCGGLFPVSKDAKDEIQLFLGNAGTAMRPLAAAVTAAGGNASYVLDGVPRMRERPIGDLVTGLKQLGAEVDCFLGTNCPPVRVVGKGGLPGGKVKLSGSISSQYLTALLMAAPLALGNVEIEIIDKLISVPYVEMTIKLMERYGVSVEHSDEWDRFLVRGGQKYKSPGKSYVEGDASSASYFLAGAAVTGGTVTVEGCGTSSLQGDVKFAEVLEKMGAEVTWTENSVTVKGPPRDSSGRKHLRAIDINMNKMPDVAMTLAVVALFADGPTAIRDVASWRVKETERMIAICTELRKLGATVVEGPDYCVITPPEKLNITSIDTYDDHRMAMAFSLAACADVPVTIKDPGCTRKTFPNYFDVLATFSQH; from the exons ATGGCGCACGTTAGCAACATGGCGCACAAAGTTTCCCCAAGATTCTCCACCATTATTGCCAGATCTTCTGCTGCAACTTCGAATTCCTTGTTTTTTGGCGCAAAGAATCTGAAAAGCCCGTCAAAGTGTTCATGGGTTGTGGATAAAAATTCAATCTTTACAGTTCAAGGGAAGAATTCTTTAAAGGTTACGGCTTCTGTTGCAACGGCGGAGAAGCAGTCAACGCTGCCGGAAATTGTGTTGGAACCCATCAAAGAAATATCCGGTACTGTTAAGTTACCAGGCTCCAAATCCCTCTCTAACCGTATTTTACTTCTTGCTGCCCTCTCTGAG GGAACAACTGTTGTGGACAACTTACTAAACAGTGATGACATCCATTATATGCTTGGTGCCTTGAGAACACTTGGGCTGAATGTGGAAGAAGATAAAGCAGATCACCGAGCTGTTGTGGAAGGATGTGGTGGTCTATTTCCAGTTTCTAAAGATGCCAAAGATGAAATTCAGCTTTTCCTAGGAAATGCAGGAACAGCTATGCGCCCTTTGGCTGCTGCAGTTACTGCCGCTGGTGGAAACGCAAG CTACGTCCTTGATGGAGTTCCTCGCATGAGAGAGAGACCAATTGGTGATTTAGTGACTGGACTTAAACAGCTTGGAGCAGAAGTCGATTGCTTCCTGGGGACGAATTGTCCCCCAGTTCGTGTTGTTGGAAAGGGTGGTCTTCCAGGGGGAAAG GTGAAACTCTCTGGGTCCATCAGTAGCCAATACTTGACTGCTCTGCTCATGGCAGCTCCACTGGCGCTAGGCAATGTGGAAATTGAGATAATTGACAAACTAATTTCGGTTCCTTATGTGGAGATGACCATTAAGTTAATGGAAAGGTATGGTGTCTCTGTAGAGCACAGTGATGAGTGGGACAGATTCTTGGTTCGTGGAGGTCAAAAGTACAA GTCTCCTGGAAAATCTTATGTTGAAGGCGATGCCTCAAGTGCCAGTTACTTCTTGGCTGGTGCAGCTGTTACTGGTGGAACTGTTACCGTTGAAGGTTGTGGGACAAGTAGTTTACAG GGTGACGTCAAATTTGCCGAGGTTCTTGAAAAAATGGGTGCAGAAGTTACGTGGACTGAGAATAGTGTCACTGTTAAAGGCCCTCCGCGTGATTCGTCTGGAAGGAAGCATTTGCGTGCCATTGATATCAACATGAATAAAATGCCAGATGTCGCCATGACTCTTGCTGTTGTAGCGCTTTTCGCTGATGGGCCGACTGCTATACGAGATG TTGCTAGCTGGAGGGTGAAAGAAACTGAGCGAATGATCGCCATATGCACAGAACTTAGAAAG TTGGGAGCCACAGTTGTAGAAGGTCCAGATTACTGTGTGATTACTCCGCCGGAGAAACTAAATATAACCTCCATCGATACATATGATGATCATAGGATGGCCATGGCCTTTTCACTCGCCGCCTGTGCTGATGTTCCCGTCACAATAAAAGATCCTGGTTGCACGCGCAAAACATTCCCTAATTATTTCGACGTTCTTGCTACTTTCTCACAGCACTGa
- the LOC140838699 gene encoding UDP-glucuronate 4-epimerase 3-like: protein MSQMKHIDSAPSTPGKFKMEKSPYNRVRLHSSLAKLAFWSFVFLGLIFLFFYRSPSSSSPVPSDLSRRSLRSSYEGPNFEKRVRASAKTRSRNGISVLVTGASGFVGTHVSSALKRRGDGVLGIDNFNDYYDTSLKRARQALLDRIGVYIVEGDINDAALLKKLFDIVPFTHVMHLAAQAGVRYAMENPSSYVHSNIAGLVSVLEVCKNANPQPAIVWASSSSVYGLNTKVPFSERDRTDQPASLYAATKKAGEEIAHTYNHIYGLSLTGLRFFTVYGPWGRPDMAYFFFTRDILKGKSIPIFEAANHGTVARDFTYVDDIVKGCLGALDTAEKSTGSGGKKKGPAQLRVYNLGNTSPVPVSDLVSILERLLKVKAKRLVMKLPRNGDVQFTHANISLAQKELGYKPSTDLQTGLKKFVRWYLSYSANGKKSAQ from the coding sequence ATGTCACAGATGAAGCACATTGACAGCGCCCCTTCAACCCCAGGAAAGTTCAAGATGGAGAAGTCTCCGTACAATAGGGTGAGGCTGCATTCTTCTCTGGCCAAGCTCGCTTTTTGGTCATTTGTTTTCCTTGGCTTGATCTTTTTGTTCTTCTATAGATCACCCTCTTCTTCATCCCCTGTTCCTTCAGATCTCTCTAGAAGGTCCCTTAGAAGCTCTTATGAAGGCCCTAACTTCGAAAAAAGGGTCAGGGCCTCTGCTAAAACCAGGTCTAGAAATGGGATTTCGGTTTTGGTTACAGGGGCTTCTGGTTTTGTGGGAACTCATGTCTCCTCCGCCCTCAAACGGCGGGGGGACGGTGTCTTGGGGATTGATAATTTCAATGATTATTACGATACCTCCCTGAAGAGGGCTAGACAAGCACTTTTAGACAGAATCGGGGTGTACATTGTGGAGGGGGATATCAATGATGCTGCTCTATTAAAGAAACTTTTTGATATTGTGCCCTTTACTCATGTTATGCATCTGGCTGCGCAGGCCGGTGTTCGCTATGCAATGGAGAATCCTAGCTCCTACGTACATAGCAACATTGCCGGCCTAGTTAGTGTGCTTGAGGTTTGCAAGAATGCGAATCCGCAGCCAGCAATCGTGTGGGCTTCGAGTAGTTCTGTGTATGGATTGAATACCAAGGTTCCTTTTTCCGAGAGGGACAGGACTGATCAGCCTGCAAGCCTGTATGCCGCTACTAAGAAAGCCGGTGAAGAGATTGCACATACTTATAATCATATATATGGGCTTTCTCTTACTGGATTGAGATTCTTCACCGTTTATGGACCATGGGGTAGGCCGGACATGGCATACTTCTTTTTCACTAGGGATATTTTGAAGGGGAAGTCGATCCCAATCTTTGAGGCTGCAAATCATGGAACGGTGGCCAGGGATTTTACctacgttgatgatattgtaAAAGGTTGTTTGGGTGCATTAGATACCGCAGAGAAAAGTACCGGCAGTGGTGGCAAGAAGAAGGGGCCGGCTCAATTGCGGGTGTACAATCTGGGAAACACATCCCCCGTACCAGTTTCGGATCTTGTGAGTATTTTAGAGAGGCTACTCAAGGTGAAGGCTAAGAGGTTGGTTATGAAGTTGCCAAGGAATGGTGATGTACAATTTACGCATGCCAACATAAGCTTAGCTCAGAAAGAGCTTGGTTATAAACCCTCGACTGATCTTCAGACAGGGTTGAAGAAATTTGTTCGGTGGTACCTCAGTTACTCTGCAAACGGGAAGAAGAGCGCACAGTAA
- the LOC140838703 gene encoding proline-rich receptor-like protein kinase PERK9, translating to MAFLSLFFIISSIFLPFLPSTISQPTNSNSYATSLPLLMAIKAYLDPQNFVLSSWSLNSTSGPCDGSFEGIACNEFGQVVNISLQGKGLSGQIPPEIGQLKNLTGLYLHFNELHGVVPKELADLTDLSDLYLNVNNLSGHIPSEIGSMFSLQVLQLCYNKLSGSIPTQLGSLTKLSVLALQSNKLSGAIPASLGGLMVLTRLDLSFNNLFGSIPSKLADLPLLKVLDVRNNTLSGNVPLELKRLNEGFQYANNPGLCGIGFSLLNACADSSKNSSKPEPFGPGTGHLPSKDIPESANVLPNGLNQSKRTHTAAAAVIIVIGLIVASTVVALFTFSWHRRRKQKIGSAFDSGEARPSTDQVKDICRRTASPLISLEYSNSWDPLAKREDGNSFSQEVIESYMFTLDAVESATQYFSETNLLGKSSFSAIYKGILRDGSAVAIKCISKISCKSDETEFLKGLKLLTSLKHENILRLRGFCCSKGRGECFLIYEFVSNGNLLQYLDVKVDKGNVLDWPTRKSIIQGIAKGIGYLHGTDNNKSKLVHRNISAEKVLIDKHYNPLLSDSGFHNLLADDIVFSTLKGSAAMGYLAPEYTTTGRFTEKSDVYAFGMIIFQILSGKSRISQLNCHGAELSRFEDFIDANLAGKFKESEAARLGEVALLCTNESPDQRPDIGTVMQELDGIDLNSCSNMSLQKS from the exons ATGGCTTTCCTCTCCCTATTCTTCATCATCTCCTCCATATTTCTCCCATTTTTGCCATCCACAATCTCCCAACCAACAAACTCTAACTCCTATGCCACTTCTTTACCTCTTCTAATGGCAATCAAAGCTTATTTGGACCCTCAAAATTTCGTTCTTTCTTCATGGTCACTAAACTCTACTTCTGGTCCCTGCGATGGCTCCTTTGAAGGGATTGCATGTAATGAATTCGGTCAAGTGGTTAACATTTCACTGCAAGGGAAAGGGCTTTCTGGGCAAATACCACCTGAGATTGGTCAGCTCAAGAACTTGACGGGTTTGTACTTGCACTTCAATGAGCTTCATGGGGTTGTACCTAAGGAGCTCGCTGACTTGACTGACCTCTCTGATTTGTATCTCAACGTTAATAATCTCTCTGGTCATATTCCTTCGGAGATTGGGTCTATGTTCAGCTTACAAG TGTTGCAACTCTGTTACAATAAATTAAGTGGAAGCATTCCCACTCAGCTAGGCTCTTTAACGAAACTCAGTGTTCTGGCTCTGCAGTCCAACAAGTTATCTGGTGCTATTCCTGCGAGTCTAGGCGGTTTAATGGTTTTGACTAGGTTGGATTTGAGCTTCAATAATCTCTTCGGTTCGATCCCATCTAAATTGGCGGATTTACCGTTGCTCAAAGTTCTTGACGTCAGAAATAATACTCTTTCTGGCAACGTCCCTCTAG AACTGAAGAGACTGAATGAAGGTTTCCAGTATGCCAATAATCCAGGGTTGTGTGGGATTGGTTTTTCTTTGTTAAATGCTTGTGCTGATTCTAGTAAAAATTCCAGTAAACCTGAGCCATTTGGACCTGGTACTGGTCATCTTCCTTCTAAAGATATCCCCGAGTCAGCAAATGTTCTACCAAATGGGTTGAATCAGTCCAAGAGAACCCatactgctgctgctgctgttatTATagttattggattaattgttgCTTCAACAGTGGTTGCTCTTTTTACATTTTCATGGCATCGTCGCAGGAAACAGAAAATCGGGAGTGCCTTTGATTCTGGCGAAGCTCGACCAAGTACTGATCAAGTTAAGGATATTTGCAGGAGAACTGCATCACCTCTCATTAGTCTTGAGTATTCCAACAGTTGGGATCCTCTGGCTAAGCGGGAAGATGGAAATAGCTTCTCTCAGGAGGTTATTGAAAGTTACATGTTCACTCTGGATGCAGTGGAGTCTGCAACTCAGTACTTCTCCGAGACTAACTTATTGGGGAAGAGTAGCTTCTCGGCTATTTACAAAGGGATATTGAGGGACGGATCTGCAGTTGCTATCAAGTGCATTTCAAAGATAAGTTGCAAGTCTGATGAAACTGAATTTCTCAAAGGATTGAAGCTATTGACTTCActgaaacatgaaaatattttgaggtTGAGAGGCTTTTGTTGTTCAAAGGGGAGGGGAGAGTGCTTCCTCATATATGAGTTCGTTTCCAATGGGAACCTTTTACAATATCTTGACGTGAAAGTAGATAAAGGGAATGTTCTCGATTGGCCCACTCGGAAATCTATAATCCAGGGGATCGCCAAAG GTATTGGGTATTTGCATGGAACTGACAATAACAAATCAAAATTGGTTCACCGTAACATATCAGCTGAGAAAGTCCTGATCGATAAGCACTACAACCCATTACTCTCGGATTCCGGCTTTCACAACCTATTAGCAGACGACATAGTTTTCTCAACATTAAAAGGTAGTGCTGCGATGGGGTACTTAGCTCCCGAATACACCACCACAGGCAGGTTCACTGAAAAGAGCGACGTCTATGCCTTTGGTATGATCATATTTCAAATCCTCTCGGGGAAGAGCAGAATCTCGCAGTTAAACTGTCACGGGGCGGAATTATCAAGATTTGAAGACTTTATAGATGCAAATCTTGCTGGAAAGTTCAAGGAATCTGAGGCAGCTAGGCTTGGAGAAGTTGCACTTCTTTGCACGAACGAGTCTCCCGACCAGAGGCCAGACATTGGAACTGTGATGCAAGAACTGGATGGCATCGATTTAAACTCTTGCTCAAACATGTCACTCCAGAAGAGTTAA
- the LOC140838715 gene encoding probable protein S-acyltransferase 14, protein MYRSGVMMAWNVFKFCTALRGLGSIMILLVLGVVGVSYYAVVITNYGPALAAGGVDTLQALAVLISFHCLLVMLLWSYFSVVFTDPGSVPSSWRPTMDEERGDADPLTASEFQSDTESRGIRYCRKCNQLKPPRCHHCSICGRCVLKMDHHCVWVVNCVGALNYKYFLLFLLYTFLETSLVALSLLPHFIAFFSDGEIPGTPGTLATTFLAFVLNLAFALSVLGFLIMHISMVAANTTTIEAYEKKATPKWRYDLGRKRNFEQVFGMDKRYWFIPSYSEEDLRRMPALQGLEYPSKPDLSPQEF, encoded by the exons atgtaTAGATCTGGTGTAATGATGGCGTGGAATGTATTCAAATTCTGTACCGCTCTCCGGGGTCTAGGTTCGATCATGATTCTATTGGTTCTTGGCGTCGTTGGCGTCTCATATTATGCTGTGGTGATCACGAATTACGGGCCAGCGCTAGCCGCTGGAGGGGTGGATACGCTGCAAGCTTTGGCCGTGTTGATCTCGTTTCATTGTTTG TTAGTAATGCTATTATGGAGTTATTTTTCGGTTGTTTTCACGGACCCTGGTAGTGTGCCTTCAAGTTGGAGGCCGACAATGGATGAAGAAAGAGGAGATGCCGACCCTCTAACCGCAtcagaatttcaatccgacACAGAGAGTAGAGGCATCCGTTATTGTAGAAAATGCAATCAGTTAAAACCACCAAGATGCCATCACTGCTCTATCT GTGGGAGGTGCGTACTAAAAATGGACCATCATTGTGTATGGGTGGTCAATTGTGTTGGGGCATTGAATTACAAGTATTTCCTTCTCTTCCTG TTGTACACGTTTCTCGAAACTAGTCTCGTCGCATTATCATTATTACCACATTTTATTGCATTCTTCAGCGATGGAGAGATTCCTGGGACTCCAGGAACTCTTGCCACAACTTTTCTTGCCTTTG TGTTAAATTTGGCATTTGCATTGAGTGTTTTGGGATTTCTGATCATGCACATATCAATGGTGGCTGCCAATACCACGACCATTGAG GCATATGAGAAGAAGGCCACCCCAAAATGGCGTTATGATCTTGGGCGGAAAAGAAACTTTGAACAG GTATTTGGGATGGACAAGAGATATTGGTTTATCCCAAGTTACTCTGAAGAAGATTTGCGGAGGATGCCTGCTCTCCAGGGTCTTGAATACCCTTCAAAACCAGATCTGTCTCCACAAGAATTCTGA
- the LOC140838709 gene encoding vestitone reductase-like — MEEDNQSSKKGRVCVTGGTGFLGSRLILKLLQSGYAVNTTVRPNPDGGRDVSYLTNLPGASERLQIFNADLDKPQSFVPAIQGCIGVFHVAHALDLEGKEEEETKTKRAINGVLTILQACIDSKTVKRFIYTSSASTVVYNGKNLDMVDEDSWTDVGLMRSMGASAGSYVISKTLTEKAAIEFAENHGLDLVTVIPSWIHGPFISSHFPDSVKICLALFFGDQEHYKYIWDTSLVHVDDVARAHIFLFEYPNAKGRYLCSALHVTIHELSKFVSARYPQYQLPINADSLKDVVSAKFSGFSSKKLLETGFKFQHGLEDMYDDAIRCCKEKGFF; from the exons ATGGAAGAGGATAATCAAAGTAGCAAGAAAGGAAGAGTATGTGTGACTGGTGGGACTGGTTTCCTTGGATCAAGGCTTATACTGAAGCTTCTTCAGTCTGGTTACGCTGTCAATACAACTGTAAGGCCAAATCCAG ACGGCGGAAGGGACGTTAGCTACCTCACAAATCTTCCAGGCGCATCAGAAAggctccaaatcttcaacgcgGATCTTGATAAGCCCCAGAGCTTCGTACCCGCCATCCAAGGATGCATAGGTGTTTTCCACGTCGCTCATGCCTTAGATTTAGAAggcaaagaagaagaagaaacaaAGACCAAAAGGGCCATCAATGGTGTCCTAACCATTTTACAAGCTTGCATTGATTCGAAAACTGTGAAGCGGTTTATATACACTTCGAGTGCATCAACTGTTGTTTACAATGGCAAGAATTTGGACATGGTGGATGAGGATTCTTGGACTGATGTGGGATTAATGAGAAGCATGGGAGCTTCAGCGGGATCATATGTCATAAGCAAGACATTGACAGAGAAAGCAGCTATTGAATTTGCAGAGAACCATGGATTGGATCTTGTCACGGTGATCCCGTCATGGATACACGGTCCCTTTATCAGTTCTCATTTCCCTGATTCAGTGAAGATATGTCTGGCCTTGTTTTTCG GTGATCAAGAGCATTACAAGTACATATGGGATACAAGTTTGGTTCATGTGGACGACGTTGCGAGAGCCCACATTTTCCTTTTCGAGTATCCGAATGCAAAAGGGAGATACCTTTGTTCAGCTCTCCATGTTACAATACACGAGTTGAGCAAGTTTGTTTCTGCAAGATATCCCCAGTATCAGTTACCAATTAATGCAGA TTCCTTGAAGGACGTAGTATCTGCAAAATTTTCCGGGTTTTCATCAAAGAAATTACTGGAAACTGGATTCAAGTTTCAACATGGACTCGAAGATATGTATGACGACGCAATTAGATGTTGTAAGGAAAAGGGTTTCTTTTAG
- the LOC140809383 gene encoding glutathione S-transferase zeta class-like gives MRALFVLPIIYTDPRDEKDQKEYNNFQALGFDFTEFEKLNPLHYVPVLIDGDVVVSDSYAIILHLEEKYPNIPLLPVDPQLRAINLQAASIVSSSIQPFHMSSLLKYVEEKMGPEESLGWAQLHIENGFLALEKLLKDYAGKYATGNHIYMADVFLAPQIAIATTRFKIDMSKFPVLNMIYEACSSLPEFQASMPDRQPDAVPY, from the exons ATGCGAGCATTGTTTGTCTTGCCCATAATATATACTG ATCCAAGAGATGAAAAGGATCAAAAAGAGTATAATAATTTCCAAGCTTTGGGTTTTGACTTTACAGAGTTTGAGAAATTGAATCCGCTTCACTACGTCCCAGTTTTGATTGACGGTGATGTTGTTGTTTCTGACTCATATGCAATCATACTG CATTTGGAAGAGAAGTATCCTAATATTCCACTTTTGCCAGTTGATCCTCAACTAAGAGCGATTAATCTCCAG GCTGCAagtattgtgtcttcaagtatACAGCCTTTTCACATGTCATCTTTGCTG AAATATGTTGAGGAAAAAATGGGTCCAGAAGAGTCGCTAGGGTGGGCTCAATTGCACATAGAAAACGGCTTCCTCG CTCTTGAGAAGCTACTGAAGGATTATGCCGGCAAATACGCGACAGGAAATCACATCTATATG GCTGATGTCTTTTTGGCTCCACAAATTGCAATAGCTACCACGCGGTTTAAAATCGATATG TCCAAGTTCCCGGTTTTGAATATGATATACGAAGCATGCAGCTCGTTACCAGAATTCCAAGCTTCTATGCCAGATAGACAACCTGATGCTGTGCCATACTAA